The following are encoded together in the Acidovorax sp. KKS102 genome:
- a CDS encoding ParB/RepB/Spo0J family partition protein yields the protein MNAITQTEARAVNTAASSAANVLQAADPSKHMILVPLSRLVLRPTGRNVRKTVPRMSIPELAASIQRVGLLQNLIVIPSSDDQHYEVVAGGRRLAALKLLAKKHRIAKDWNVPCLQVADGTARTASLTENVQREAMHPADQFEAFAALVAEGRPIEDIAADFSVTPLVVQRRLKLANVSPRLMADYRADAVSLDQLMALAGTDDHAAQEAAYYDAPQWQRHPSHLRERLTEREIDAYRHPLVRFVGLDAYEQAGGGIRRDLFAEGDAGVYLTDAALLERLAQDKLAGIAAEVKAEGWAWADATPSVTHADLHAFQRAPRERREPNKREAQRIEKLQAKMQEVAEAIDAATDAEDEDKADALQEEGEALGEQLQALEEGLQGYDANVKAAAGAIVTIDRNGEAVIHRGLLREAEAKALRTLEKLRQGFTDPDAANDDEGEEDEQPKAATISDRLTQRLSAHRTAALQIEVAQHPQVALAALVHGMVQTVLQGRYYGHDMPLGVGLKVQDRLDGMAPDWPESPAAVALRELQEAWGGKLPEDSAELFATLLAMEQGELVILLAVCVASTVDVVTPRATAQQPGAELAQAVGLDMGAWWQPTAEGYFKHVPKPAVLQAVGEFAPDSVHRLAKLKKADIASEAERLVSGTGWMPAIFKAEGQEAAPEESQAQDAPENTEAMADEPAEALAV from the coding sequence ATGAACGCCATCACTCAAACCGAAGCCCGCGCCGTCAACACCGCAGCCAGCAGCGCCGCCAATGTGCTGCAAGCCGCCGACCCGAGCAAGCACATGATCCTGGTGCCGCTGTCGCGGCTGGTGCTGCGCCCCACGGGCCGCAACGTGCGCAAGACCGTCCCGCGCATGTCCATCCCCGAGCTGGCCGCGAGCATCCAGCGCGTGGGCCTACTGCAAAACCTGATCGTGATTCCCTCCAGCGATGACCAGCATTACGAGGTGGTGGCTGGGGGCCGCAGGCTGGCCGCGTTGAAGCTGCTGGCAAAGAAGCACCGCATCGCCAAGGATTGGAACGTGCCTTGCCTGCAGGTGGCCGATGGCACGGCCCGCACCGCCAGCCTCACGGAAAACGTGCAGCGCGAAGCCATGCACCCGGCAGACCAGTTTGAAGCCTTTGCGGCCTTGGTGGCCGAAGGCCGACCCATCGAGGACATTGCGGCGGATTTTTCCGTTACGCCGCTGGTGGTGCAGCGCCGCTTGAAGCTGGCAAATGTCTCGCCGCGCCTGATGGCCGACTATCGCGCCGATGCCGTGAGCCTTGACCAGTTGATGGCCCTGGCCGGGACGGATGACCATGCGGCGCAGGAAGCCGCCTACTACGACGCCCCGCAATGGCAGCGCCACCCCTCGCACTTGCGCGAACGTCTGACGGAGCGCGAGATTGACGCCTACCGGCATCCGCTGGTGCGCTTCGTCGGACTCGACGCCTACGAGCAGGCAGGCGGCGGCATCCGCCGTGACCTGTTCGCGGAAGGTGATGCGGGCGTGTATCTGACCGATGCCGCGCTGCTGGAGCGGCTGGCGCAGGACAAGCTGGCGGGCATCGCCGCCGAGGTAAAGGCCGAGGGCTGGGCCTGGGCCGATGCCACGCCGAGCGTGACCCATGCCGACCTGCACGCCTTCCAGCGTGCGCCGAGGGAGCGGCGCGAACCCAACAAGCGCGAAGCGCAGCGCATCGAGAAGCTGCAAGCCAAGATGCAGGAGGTGGCCGAAGCCATTGATGCCGCGACGGATGCCGAAGACGAGGACAAGGCCGATGCCTTGCAGGAGGAAGGCGAAGCCCTGGGCGAGCAGTTGCAGGCGCTGGAAGAAGGCTTGCAGGGGTACGACGCGAACGTGAAGGCCGCAGCCGGTGCCATCGTCACCATCGACCGCAACGGCGAGGCCGTGATTCATCGCGGGCTGCTGCGCGAGGCCGAGGCCAAAGCATTGCGCACGCTGGAAAAGCTGCGCCAAGGTTTCACCGACCCGGACGCCGCGAACGATGACGAAGGCGAGGAAGACGAGCAGCCCAAGGCCGCAACGATTTCCGACCGACTGACCCAGCGCCTGAGCGCCCACCGCACCGCCGCGCTGCAAATCGAGGTGGCCCAGCATCCGCAGGTGGCGCTGGCCGCGCTGGTGCATGGCATGGTGCAGACCGTCTTGCAGGGCCGCTATTACGGCCACGATATGCCGCTGGGCGTGGGCCTGAAAGTGCAAGATCGGCTGGACGGCATGGCCCCGGACTGGCCCGAGTCGCCCGCCGCCGTGGCCTTGCGCGAACTGCAAGAGGCGTGGGGCGGCAAGCTGCCCGAGGACAGCGCCGAACTGTTCGCCACGCTGCTGGCGATGGAGCAAGGCGAACTGGTCATACTGCTGGCCGTTTGCGTGGCTTCGACGGTGGACGTGGTGACGCCGCGCGCCACGGCGCAGCAGCCCGGCGCGGAACTGGCGCAGGCCGTGGGCCTCGACATGGGCGCATGGTGGCAACCTACGGCGGAAGGCTATTTCAAGCACGTTCCGAAGCCGGCGGTTTTGCAAGCCGTGGGCGAGTTCGCGCCCGACAGCGTCCACCGGCTGGCAAAGCTCAAGAAGGCCGACATTGCCAGCGAGGCCGAGCGGTTGGTGAGCGGCACGGGCTGGATGCCTGCGATCTTCAAGGCCGAAGGCCAGGAAGCCGCGCCGGAAGAATCGCAGGCGCAGGACGCCCCGGAGAATACCGAGGCAATGGCGGATGAACCCGCCGAGGCATTGGCCGTTTGA
- a CDS encoding DUF932 domain-containing protein, translating to MLASRFANHSSALRSDYPLTDDQIRRVAPSIFADAPHESRSERYAYIPTATVLTELRKEGFQPFMVCQTRVRNEGRREHTKHLLRLRHASQINGAEANEIVLLNSHDGTSSYQMLAGQFRFICANGLVCGDTFADVRVPHKGDVAGQVIEGAYQVLSGFERVKESRDLMRGITLDDGESEVFARAALALKYDDPDKPAPVTESQILMPRRFEDRRPDLWSVFNRTQENLTKGGLHGRAANGRRQQTRPVQGIDSDIRLNRALWLLADGMRQLKA from the coding sequence ATGCTCGCATCCCGTTTTGCAAACCATTCCTCCGCGCTGCGTTCCGACTATCCCCTAACGGATGACCAGATCCGGCGCGTGGCCCCGTCCATCTTCGCGGACGCACCGCATGAGAGCCGTTCCGAGCGGTACGCCTACATCCCCACCGCCACGGTCTTGACCGAGCTTCGCAAGGAAGGCTTCCAGCCCTTCATGGTGTGCCAGACCCGCGTGCGCAACGAGGGGCGGCGCGAGCACACGAAACACCTACTGCGCCTGCGTCATGCCAGCCAGATCAACGGCGCGGAGGCCAATGAAATTGTGCTGCTGAACTCGCACGATGGCACGAGCAGTTATCAGATGCTGGCTGGTCAGTTCAGATTTATCTGTGCCAATGGGCTGGTGTGCGGCGACACCTTTGCCGATGTGCGCGTGCCCCACAAAGGCGACGTGGCGGGCCAAGTCATCGAGGGGGCCTATCAGGTATTGAGCGGCTTTGAGCGCGTGAAAGAGTCGCGTGACCTGATGCGCGGCATCACCTTGGACGATGGCGAATCGGAAGTGTTCGCCCGTGCCGCGCTGGCCCTCAAGTACGACGACCCGGACAAGCCCGCGCCTGTCACGGAAAGCCAAATTCTGATGCCGCGCCGGTTTGAGGATCGACGCCCCGACCTGTGGAGCGTGTTCAACCGCACGCAGGAAAACCTGACCAAAGGCGGATTGCATGGCCGCGCCGCCAATGGCCGCAGGCAGCAGACCCGCCCCGTGCAGGGCATTGATTCCGACATTCGCCTGAACCGCGCCCTGTGGCTGCTGGCCGATGGCATGCGCCAGCTCAAGGCCTGA